The nucleotide window ccaaatttcaagtgggccccaccgagtgcttttatatattttaggcatgtcttcacttgATTTTAGATGGCTCGCATGGTAACTTCCataaggttgagttgtgtgggccccaccatgatgtgttctgaacatctaccccatcaatcagatgcaccattctatggtgggccttggggttaaaaatcaagtcaatccatgacttgtatgggccacaccacatacaaaagttgagaggggttaccctccattaaaacattcataattatttattgggcctatcgagatgtggttcacaaatccagcccatccattatgtgtgtcccacttggatgaggggtcaaaccaagtttcagatgcatccaaatttcaagtgggcccgaCCAAgctcttttagatgttttaggcatgtcttcacatgattttagatggtatggcccacctgagttcagtatacggctgatttttggaatatcacataatttaaaggggacctatcaaatgtacagtgttgatgttccacaaacatcatggtggggcccacacagctccacaTAGAactatttccatatatatatatataagataataaAAATTACATATATATGATAATAAGAATTACACTTACGGAAATGGCCCTCATACGTGAAAAGAATTCATCTATAGCTATCACTTTTATTCATCCATTACCCTGTTAGAGTATTTCTGCGCACACAAACGGGGCACACTGAAAGGACGAGTTAGCCAACattcacgtgtggcccacctaataaacgGTCTGCAGAAcacatgatgtggggcccacctaaatcaaCGGCCCATGTGACCCACTTCAGTCTTTACTAATCTTGAGCCAGGCAGTCACTTCACCACCACCACAGCTCTCTTTATAGCACTCACCCATGAAAAGCATCACACGAAAAAGATAAAAATGGCCACACCCTTCTCTCTCTGTCCACCTCtcatctcctttctctctccaACATCTCACTCCTCTCGTCAACCGTTGAAgccctctctccctttctcctcttttccaaTCTTACTCTCAACATACCATTCAAAGAAGACAATTTTCTGCCCATCCCCAACTCACAAAACCTCACAAAAATCCACCCCAAATTTGCGAATTTCAGCCACATCAGGGGAGGTTCTTCCTTCAGACACCCCAATAGAGAAAACCCAACAGATAGTTTCCAGTGATGATG belongs to Magnolia sinica isolate HGM2019 chromosome 8, MsV1, whole genome shotgun sequence and includes:
- the LOC131252836 gene encoding uncharacterized protein LOC131252836; this translates as MATPFSLCPPLISFLSPTSHSSRQPLKPSLPFSSFPILLSTYHSKKTIFCPSPTHKTSQKSTPNLRISATSGEVLPSDTPIEKTQQIVSSDDASGSTIISALLFFAFVGLSILTVGVIYIAVTDFLQKREREKFEKEETAKKKKSGKKGKVKARAGPRGFGQKIEEDDD